The following are from one region of the Ignavibacteriota bacterium genome:
- the lpdA gene encoding dihydrolipoyl dehydrogenase, producing MSEQIKICVIGAGPGGYAAAFLAADLGMNVTLIDKEKNPGGVCLYRGCIPSKALLHVAKLLDETEHAKNWGIEFSKPNINLNKLREWKNKVVEKLTSGVGSVAKFRKVNYIQGTASFKNSKTLIIEKSDGTNEEMSFDKIIIATGSRITTIPSLDIKSKRLLNSTSALDLPAIPKSLLVIGGGYIGLELGSVYQALGSKVSVVEMLDGLLPGADRDLVSHLSKRLKEKFDTILLNSKVVEMRESVPSGKEVKDGIQVKIQDAEGKITEQIYDYVLMSIGRRPDTTGLALENTKVKVNERGWIKVNNQMQTDDPDIYAIGDIVGEPMLAHKASHEGRVAVEVIAGHKSAFEPMAIPAVVFTDPEIAWAGLTENQAKEKKIDYEVAKFPWAASGRAVTLDRNDGVTKILVDPSSQRILGIGICGPGAGELIAEGVLAIEMGANLTDLKLTIHPHPTLSETIMEAAEVFFGQSTHVYRPKKS from the coding sequence ATGAGTGAACAAATTAAAATATGCGTAATCGGTGCCGGACCCGGTGGTTACGCTGCTGCTTTTCTTGCGGCTGATCTTGGAATGAATGTAACATTAATTGATAAAGAAAAAAATCCGGGCGGTGTTTGTCTTTACCGTGGCTGCATTCCATCGAAAGCACTGCTTCACGTTGCAAAACTTCTTGATGAAACTGAACATGCAAAAAACTGGGGAATAGAATTTTCGAAACCGAATATAAATCTTAATAAACTTCGTGAATGGAAAAATAAAGTTGTTGAAAAATTAACAAGCGGAGTCGGTTCAGTCGCAAAATTCAGAAAAGTAAATTACATACAGGGAACTGCATCATTTAAAAATTCCAAAACTTTGATCATTGAAAAAAGTGATGGCACAAATGAAGAAATGAGTTTTGATAAAATAATAATCGCAACAGGTTCGAGGATTACAACTATTCCATCACTTGATATTAAAAGTAAAAGACTACTTAATTCAACTTCTGCACTTGACCTTCCGGCAATTCCAAAATCACTTCTGGTAATTGGAGGAGGATACATTGGATTAGAACTCGGTTCAGTTTACCAGGCACTCGGTTCAAAAGTTTCTGTTGTTGAAATGCTTGATGGATTGCTTCCCGGTGCTGACCGCGATCTTGTTTCCCATCTCTCGAAAAGATTAAAAGAAAAATTTGATACTATTCTGCTCAACTCAAAAGTAGTCGAGATGCGGGAATCCGTTCCTTCGGGAAAGGAAGTGAAAGATGGAATACAAGTTAAGATTCAGGATGCAGAAGGAAAGATTACAGAACAAATTTATGATTATGTTTTAATGTCTATTGGAAGAAGACCTGATACAACTGGGCTTGCATTAGAAAACACAAAAGTAAAAGTAAACGAACGGGGATGGATAAAAGTTAACAACCAGATGCAGACAGACGATCCTGATATTTATGCGATTGGTGATATTGTTGGCGAACCGATGCTTGCTCACAAAGCTTCTCACGAAGGAAGAGTTGCTGTTGAAGTAATTGCAGGACACAAATCAGCATTTGAACCAATGGCAATTCCTGCTGTTGTCTTTACAGATCCGGAAATAGCGTGGGCTGGTTTAACAGAAAATCAGGCAAAAGAAAAAAAGATTGATTATGAAGTTGCAAAATTTCCCTGGGCTGCATCTGGACGAGCAGTTACACTTGACAGAAATGATGGCGTAACAAAAATCTTAGTTGATCCATCTTCACAAAGAATTCTTGGAATTGGAATTTGTGGTCCTGGTGCCGGTGAATTAATTGCTGAAGGAGTTCTTGCAATTGAAATGGGCGCAAACTTAACCGATCTTAAACTTACAATTCATCCTCATCCTACTTTATCAGAAACAATTATGGAAGCCGCTGAGGTTTTCTTTGGACAGAGCACACATGTTTACAGACCGAAGAAGAGTTAG
- a CDS encoding T9SS type A sorting domain-containing protein, with protein sequence MNTGLTNPEINCLVINGTYIFAGTTEGVFVSNDNALNWTEVSLGLTYTYILSLTYNGSNIFAGTGGGVFISTNFGSNWSGVNSGLTNLDIWSLFYDGIKIYAGNFDGGLFASTNNGTYWYNYSTGLPDIGVSSYAVKDSNIFIGLRGKGVWKRNLSDIINVIDETNNLVTSEFILEQNYPNPFNPSTVISYRLPVIGFVTLKVYDVLGREVAALVNEEKPAGEYEVEFIVGQDSSPDIASGIYFYQLKAGEFVETMKMVFIK encoded by the coding sequence ATGAACACCGGGCTAACAAATCCAGAGATTAATTGCCTTGTTATTAATGGTACTTATATATTCGCAGGTACTACTGAGGGAGTGTTTGTGTCTAACGATAATGCTTTAAATTGGACGGAAGTAAGCTTAGGATTAACATACACGTATATTCTTTCTTTGACTTATAACGGATCAAATATTTTTGCTGGAACAGGCGGAGGGGTATTCATTTCTACAAATTTTGGATCAAATTGGTCTGGGGTAAACTCAGGTCTTACAAATTTGGATATATGGTCCCTCTTTTATGATGGAATAAAAATCTATGCCGGTAATTTTGATGGGGGACTTTTTGCATCTACAAATAATGGAACTTACTGGTATAACTATAGCACTGGTTTACCTGATATTGGTGTTAGTTCATATGCTGTTAAGGACTCAAACATTTTTATTGGTTTACGGGGGAAAGGAGTTTGGAAGCGCAATTTATCTGATATTATTAATGTTATTGATGAAACAAATAATTTAGTGACTTCTGAATTTATTCTTGAGCAAAACTATCCCAACCCGTTTAACCCAAGTACGGTAATCAGTTATCGGTTACCTGTAATCGGTTTTGTTACTTTAAAAGTTTACGATGTTCTCGGAAGAGAAGTCGCAGCACTCGTTAACGAAGAAAAACCTGCTGGTGAGTATGAAGTTGAGTTCATCGTAGGTCAGGACTCCAGTCCTGATATTGCAAGCGGGATTTATTTTTATCAGCTAAAAGCTGGCGAATTCGTTGAAACAATGAAGATGGTTTTTATAAAATAA
- the aceE gene encoding pyruvate dehydrogenase (acetyl-transferring), homodimeric type, with amino-acid sequence MANDYKKSPEIDEVETREWLYSLDYVFEHGGPERVKELLQQLQIRAHKAGVQIPFTANTPYINTIPREKQPPFPGNREIERRIKSLLRWNAMAMVVKANKLEAGIGGHISTYASAATLFEIGFNHFFRGRGNGYEGDQVYFQGHASPGIYARAFLEGRISKEQLKNFRNEFAEGGGLSSYPHPWLMPNFWEFPTVSMGLGPIMAIYQARFNRYLEDRGLKKDTGSKVWAFLGDGETDEPETLGAITLASREQLDNLIFVINCNLQRLDGPVRGNGKIIQELEAAFRGAGWNVIKVIWGEDWDPLLEKDKDGKLIKRMGEVVDGQYQKYTVEGGAYIREHFFGVDEELKDMVENMSDEELKKMKRGGHDPEKVYAAYSAAVNHEGSPTVILAKTIKGYGLGESGEGKNITHQQKKLNEDEMKEFRARFGIPISDEQIINDPFFRPDEDSSEIKYLTERRKALGGYLPSRKTDIKPLKTPDESLFEEFYKGTEGREVSTTMVFVRILAKLLKDPEVGKLIVPIVPDEARTFGMESLFRQIGIYAHAGQLYEPVDADSLLYYKEIKNGQILEEGITEAGSMSSFIAAGTSYLTHGLNMIPFFIYYSMFGLQRVGDLVWAAGDAGVRGFMLGGTSGRTTLNGEGLQHQDGHSHLLAYAVPNMVAYDPAFAFELSVIIRNGIKRMFEDQERIFYYITLMNENYPMPEMPEGAKEGILKGMYKFKSSSMKDTKLKAQLFGSGTIINQVLHAQEILEKDYNVSADVWSVTSYKELRREALDIERWNMLNPDKKQKDSYITQILAKEEGVFVAASDYVKALPDSISKWFPRKLHSLGTDGFGRSASRKALRDFFEVDYRHIVYTTLGALVKEGKIKDTVLEKAKKDLDINPDKLNPMVS; translated from the coding sequence ATGGCTAATGATTATAAAAAAAGTCCTGAAATTGATGAAGTAGAAACCAGAGAATGGCTTTACTCGCTTGATTATGTTTTTGAACACGGCGGACCAGAAAGAGTAAAAGAACTTTTACAGCAGCTTCAGATCCGCGCTCACAAAGCCGGTGTTCAGATTCCGTTCACTGCAAACACTCCGTACATAAATACAATTCCAAGAGAAAAGCAGCCACCATTTCCGGGCAACCGTGAAATTGAAAGAAGAATAAAATCACTTCTTCGTTGGAATGCTATGGCAATGGTTGTTAAAGCAAACAAGTTGGAAGCAGGTATAGGAGGGCACATTTCGACTTATGCAAGTGCTGCAACTTTATTCGAAATCGGTTTTAATCACTTTTTCAGAGGAAGAGGAAATGGATATGAAGGTGACCAGGTTTACTTTCAAGGTCACGCATCTCCGGGAATTTATGCTCGTGCATTTCTCGAAGGAAGAATTTCAAAAGAACAATTAAAAAATTTCAGAAACGAATTTGCAGAAGGTGGTGGATTGTCGTCCTATCCTCATCCATGGCTGATGCCAAACTTCTGGGAATTCCCAACTGTGTCAATGGGACTCGGACCAATTATGGCAATCTACCAGGCAAGATTCAACAGATATCTTGAAGACCGTGGATTAAAGAAAGATACTGGCAGCAAAGTCTGGGCATTTCTTGGTGATGGTGAAACAGATGAACCCGAAACTCTCGGTGCAATCACGCTTGCATCAAGAGAACAACTTGATAATTTAATTTTTGTAATCAATTGTAATCTTCAAAGACTTGATGGACCTGTTCGCGGAAATGGAAAAATTATTCAGGAACTCGAAGCAGCTTTTCGCGGCGCAGGTTGGAATGTGATAAAAGTTATCTGGGGCGAAGATTGGGATCCGCTTCTTGAAAAGGATAAAGATGGAAAGCTTATTAAGCGAATGGGTGAAGTTGTTGATGGTCAGTACCAGAAATACACAGTTGAAGGCGGTGCATACATTCGAGAACATTTCTTTGGTGTTGATGAAGAGTTGAAAGATATGGTTGAAAATATGTCTGATGAAGAATTGAAAAAAATGAAAAGAGGCGGACACGATCCTGAAAAAGTTTATGCGGCTTACAGCGCTGCGGTAAATCACGAAGGTTCGCCAACAGTTATTCTGGCAAAAACAATTAAGGGTTACGGACTCGGTGAAAGTGGTGAAGGGAAAAACATAACTCACCAGCAGAAAAAATTAAATGAAGATGAAATGAAAGAATTTCGTGCACGTTTTGGAATCCCGATTTCTGATGAACAGATCATTAATGATCCTTTCTTCAGACCTGATGAAGACAGCTCTGAAATAAAATATCTTACTGAAAGAAGAAAAGCTCTCGGCGGTTATCTTCCTTCAAGAAAAACAGATATTAAACCGTTAAAAACACCAGATGAATCTCTCTTCGAAGAATTCTATAAAGGAACTGAAGGTAGAGAAGTTTCAACGACAATGGTGTTCGTAAGAATTCTTGCTAAACTTCTTAAAGACCCTGAAGTTGGAAAACTAATAGTACCAATCGTTCCTGATGAAGCGAGAACATTTGGAATGGAATCACTCTTCAGACAGATTGGAATTTATGCGCATGCTGGACAGTTATACGAACCTGTTGATGCCGATAGTTTGCTTTATTACAAAGAAATTAAAAACGGACAAATACTTGAAGAAGGAATTACCGAAGCTGGCTCTATGTCTTCTTTCATTGCTGCAGGAACTTCCTATCTTACTCACGGATTGAATATGATTCCGTTTTTTATTTATTACTCTATGTTTGGATTGCAGAGAGTTGGTGATTTAGTTTGGGCTGCCGGTGATGCCGGAGTGAGAGGTTTTATGCTTGGTGGAACTTCCGGCAGAACAACATTGAATGGCGAAGGTTTGCAGCATCAGGATGGACATAGTCATCTTCTTGCTTATGCAGTTCCTAATATGGTTGCGTATGATCCTGCTTTTGCATTCGAGCTTTCAGTTATTATAAGGAACGGAATAAAAAGAATGTTTGAAGATCAGGAAAGAATTTTTTATTACATTACTTTGATGAATGAAAACTACCCGATGCCTGAAATGCCTGAAGGTGCGAAGGAAGGAATTCTGAAAGGAATGTACAAGTTCAAGTCTTCATCAATGAAGGACACTAAACTGAAAGCACAATTATTTGGAAGCGGAACAATTATTAATCAGGTTCTGCACGCACAGGAAATTCTTGAGAAGGATTACAATGTTTCAGCAGATGTGTGGAGTGTTACTAGTTATAAAGAATTGAGAAGAGAAGCACTCGATATTGAAAGATGGAATATGCTCAATCCAGATAAAAAGCAAAAAGATTCATACATCACGCAAATACTTGCGAAGGAAGAAGGTGTATTTGTAGCAGCTTCTGATTATGTAAAAGCGTTACCCGATTCTATTTCAAAATGGTTTCCTCGTAAATTGCATTCACTTGGAACTGATGGATTTGGAAGAAGCGCATCGAGAAAAGCATTACGGGATTTCTTCGAAGTTGATTACCGTCATATTGTTTATACAACACTCGGTGCTCTTGTTAAAGAAGGAAAAATAAAAGATACTGTTCTGGAAAAAGCAAAAAAAGATCTGGATATAAATCCGGATAAATTAAACCCGATGGTATCGTAG
- a CDS encoding T9SS type A sorting domain-containing protein, which produces MISFVPGHGTTTEAKHSFTDNNIKPGKYQYKLKQIDYDGTFEYSQIVEVEIPFVNEFSLSPNYPNPFNPSTLISYRLPVIGFVTLKVYDVLGREVATLVNEEKPAGEYEIEFDGSNLPSGVYLYRLTAGDPSTSSGQKFSETKKLVLLK; this is translated from the coding sequence ATAATTAGTTTTGTTCCAGGACACGGAACAACAACAGAAGCTAAGCACTCATTCACCGATAACAATATTAAGCCAGGTAAATATCAATACAAACTTAAACAAATTGATTACGATGGTACGTTTGAATATTCACAAATTGTAGAAGTGGAGATTCCATTTGTAAATGAGTTTTCACTTTCCCCAAACTACCCCAACCCGTTTAATCCTAGTACGCTAATCAGTTATCGGTTACCGGTAATCGGTTTTGTTACTTTAAAAGTTTACGATGTTCTCGGAAGAGAAGTCGCAACACTCGTCAACGAAGAAAAACCAGCTGGAGAATATGAAATAGAATTTGATGGCAGTAACCTTCCAAGTGGAGTTTACCTTTATAGATTAACTGCAGGTGATCCTTCGACAAGCTCAGGACAGAAATTTAGTGAAACAAAGAAATTAGTTTTATTAAAATGA
- a CDS encoding DUF3857 domain-containing protein, translating into MKKFVFIITLNSLWINNINSQNELNPTEEKSGISPEAKAIIENTTGAESDTGAVIHLREAEMTVDEGGLFSVTYHVIGQIFDEKAKEDYNQIPVTFNSYYEDLKLDYARTIDSDESFIEVSKDAIQIKTYPDYFGVNTYTDSKIIAFSLPALKPGKFFEYQLTAKMKLHMVANYWFESFGFNYVLYSLSDPYYLRIDPVKLSRFTLSVSETESFRAEVINAEIDEEKKIENGMAIYTWELQDLPSFKLESRMPSLYEVMPLITVSSIPDWKIFGDWVYSIISSEISVSEILKMKASELTADEKTSTEKIKKLYDYVRTEVDYIQADLDRGGLKPHSADDVLRNKYGDCKDQVVLLLSLLQAVNITAYPALISTYSYREHQKFLPTQYFDHLIVFVQLDSVEFWLDPTSELDAYPHLGYNNQNRWSLVLDENDVRFMLTPSVVSEKNIGIFNLTMNAHDDSLSGIIEMEGLGVFNDYFSSLLEYYSKSEFENFLKELFDSYFYQVAKVQDINHENGLNYEDGYKQFMTFDYLQPTKEYTLFHYSSSISLAFVFFSITLPFEEERRFDYVFPFKFTLKGNELLIAPWKYSLIKNCPESDSVINNYFSFKQVIEEFQDSVLIRWEFNLNENFVSKEDYMSFVSDVLKVEEMTGWQIDFQKQLGVENLLTNLSAYFGVDLDSTLISKEYIPPSNLNDLNINPDIKKEIVAVIEGYILALNDGDQEVALELLSKDNPESKSVKRYSDKDYSSLGISFKVENINVIDVIYDYALASYTTLMELEKYPEIGPFRFEYLSILNNLDHHWKIYRSRVKNYIDNCTLYSTVAYDYYKKDDYNKALVIFDLAMANDSTCTYAFGSVGWIYYLKGDYQKCIEYSQKTIALDSTALYAQYNIALSYLCLGEFEKAKLKYEQTIELNEDLDEEIHAGAIQDLKNLIRDNFKKAEAEIILEEYFDVEDVNKSVPANAQ; encoded by the coding sequence ATGAAAAAATTTGTTTTTATCATAACACTCAACTCACTCTGGATAAATAATATAAATTCGCAGAATGAACTTAATCCAACCGAAGAAAAATCAGGTATAAGTCCGGAAGCGAAAGCCATTATAGAAAACACAACCGGTGCTGAAAGTGATACGGGTGCGGTAATTCATTTGAGAGAAGCAGAGATGACTGTCGATGAAGGAGGACTGTTTAGTGTTACCTATCATGTAATTGGACAAATATTTGACGAAAAAGCTAAAGAAGATTATAACCAGATCCCAGTGACGTTTAATAGCTATTATGAGGACTTGAAACTGGATTATGCGCGAACAATAGATTCGGACGAATCCTTTATTGAAGTTTCCAAGGACGCAATCCAGATAAAAACTTATCCTGATTATTTCGGGGTAAACACTTATACTGATTCAAAAATAATTGCATTTTCTCTTCCAGCATTAAAGCCAGGAAAATTTTTTGAATACCAGCTTACAGCTAAAATGAAATTACATATGGTTGCAAATTACTGGTTCGAATCATTCGGTTTCAATTATGTTCTTTATAGTTTAAGTGATCCGTACTACCTGAGAATTGATCCGGTTAAACTATCGCGTTTTACACTTTCCGTTTCTGAAACAGAATCTTTCCGGGCAGAAGTAATCAATGCTGAAATTGATGAAGAAAAGAAAATAGAGAATGGTATGGCAATATACACCTGGGAACTTCAGGATTTGCCATCATTTAAGCTTGAAAGTAGAATGCCTTCTCTATATGAAGTTATGCCTTTGATTACGGTCAGTTCAATTCCTGATTGGAAAATTTTTGGAGATTGGGTTTATTCTATAATTAGTTCTGAAATTTCTGTTTCGGAAATATTAAAGATGAAAGCATCTGAGCTTACTGCTGATGAAAAAACATCTACGGAAAAAATTAAAAAACTTTATGATTATGTAAGAACAGAAGTCGATTACATTCAGGCTGACCTTGATCGTGGTGGTCTTAAGCCACATTCTGCTGATGATGTGCTAAGAAATAAATATGGTGACTGTAAAGACCAGGTTGTTCTTTTATTGTCACTCCTTCAGGCTGTTAATATTACAGCTTATCCGGCATTAATCAGTACATATTCTTACAGAGAACATCAAAAGTTTTTACCGACACAATATTTTGATCACTTGATTGTTTTTGTACAATTAGATAGCGTTGAGTTTTGGCTGGATCCTACATCTGAACTTGATGCATACCCACATCTTGGTTATAATAACCAAAACAGATGGTCATTGGTGCTAGATGAAAATGATGTTCGATTTATGTTAACACCATCAGTTGTCTCAGAAAAGAATATCGGTATTTTCAATTTAACTATGAATGCCCATGACGATTCATTAAGTGGAATTATAGAAATGGAAGGACTAGGTGTTTTCAACGATTATTTTTCCAGTCTTTTGGAATATTATTCGAAATCAGAATTTGAAAACTTTCTAAAAGAATTATTTGATTCTTACTTTTATCAAGTAGCCAAAGTTCAGGATATTAATCATGAGAATGGTTTAAACTACGAAGATGGGTATAAACAATTTATGACATTCGATTATCTTCAACCAACGAAAGAATACACATTATTTCATTATTCAAGCAGTATTAGTTTAGCATTTGTCTTTTTTTCGATTACTCTTCCATTCGAAGAGGAACGTCGGTTTGACTATGTTTTTCCGTTCAAATTTACACTTAAAGGTAACGAATTGCTGATAGCCCCGTGGAAATACTCATTAATAAAAAACTGTCCTGAAAGCGATTCAGTCATTAATAATTACTTCAGCTTTAAACAAGTTATTGAAGAATTCCAGGATTCAGTTCTCATCAGGTGGGAATTTAATCTCAATGAAAATTTTGTATCCAAAGAAGATTACATGTCATTTGTTTCTGATGTATTGAAGGTAGAAGAAATGACTGGTTGGCAAATCGATTTTCAAAAGCAACTAGGGGTCGAAAATTTGTTAACAAATTTATCTGCCTATTTTGGTGTTGACCTGGATTCAACTTTGATTAGCAAAGAATACATCCCTCCAAGTAATTTAAACGATTTGAACATCAACCCTGATATAAAGAAAGAAATCGTTGCTGTAATTGAAGGCTATATTTTAGCATTAAATGATGGTGATCAGGAAGTAGCACTCGAACTTCTTTCTAAAGATAATCCGGAATCGAAATCTGTAAAGCGTTACTCTGATAAAGATTACAGTTCATTGGGAATCTCATTCAAAGTTGAAAATATTAATGTTATCGATGTTATTTATGATTATGCTCTGGCTTCTTATACAACCTTAATGGAGTTAGAAAAGTATCCTGAAATTGGTCCATTTAGGTTTGAGTATCTGTCCATTCTAAATAATTTAGATCATCACTGGAAAATTTATAGAAGCAGAGTTAAAAACTATATTGACAATTGTACGTTATACTCAACTGTGGCTTATGATTATTATAAAAAAGATGATTACAACAAAGCTTTAGTAATTTTTGATCTTGCAATGGCAAATGATTCAACGTGTACTTATGCGTTTGGTAGTGTTGGATGGATTTATTATTTAAAGGGAGATTATCAAAAGTGCATTGAATATTCCCAAAAAACAATTGCACTGGACTCAACTGCATTATACGCGCAATACAATATTGCTCTTAGCTATTTGTGTTTGGGAGAATTTGAAAAAGCGAAATTAAAGTACGAGCAAACCATCGAGCTTAATGAAGATTTGGATGAGGAAATTCATGCAGGGGCGATTCAAGATTTAAAGAACTTGATTAGAGATAATTTCAAGAAAGCTGAAGCCGAGATTATTTTAGAAGAATACTTTGATGTTGAGGATGTAAACAAATCTGTACCGGCTAATGCTCAGTAA
- the aceF gene encoding dihydrolipoyllysine-residue acetyltransferase produces MATEFKLPELGENIESADIVNVLVKVGDSIEKEQSIIEIETDKATIEVPSNVSGKITEVLVKQGDSVKVGQTIIKVDEGASSDDYALLKGLDVKGESKTESKSQAKAEIKKEEKKPESKKEIKEQTQTGSGNIVEFKVPDLGENIVSADVINVLVKVGDTIAKDQGVIEIETDKATIEVPSSVEGKIINVNVKAGDKIKVGDILIKVESTSSVPAAKKEPVKEKTEEVKIESPATIEIPKGEVSELKVGEHDDQPPILKGSAPAAPSVRRIARELGVDINKVPGSGQAGRISMDDVKSFVKKIMQGKGEAIGFGIKKETLPDFSKYGKIERTAMSKIREKTATHLSYAWSVIPHVTQFDKTDITEFEKDRKELSKRVEEHGAKLTVTGILIKIISEGLKKFPQFNSSIDMDKMEVIYKKYINIGIAVDTENGLLVPVIKNADKKNLIDISVELNQLAQKARDKKLSLDEMQGGCFTITNLGGIGGTYFTPIINSPEVAILGISRGNYEPVYKKDGSFEPRLMLPLSLSYDHRIIDGADAIRFLRWVCEALEEPLKIFM; encoded by the coding sequence ATGGCAACAGAATTTAAACTACCTGAACTTGGTGAAAATATTGAATCAGCCGATATAGTAAATGTGCTGGTAAAAGTCGGCGATTCGATTGAAAAAGAACAATCAATTATCGAGATTGAAACTGATAAAGCAACTATAGAAGTTCCATCGAATGTTTCCGGAAAGATTACTGAGGTACTTGTTAAACAAGGCGATTCAGTAAAAGTCGGACAAACAATTATTAAAGTTGATGAAGGGGCTTCGTCTGACGACTACGCCCTCTTAAAAGGGTTAGACGTTAAAGGAGAATCAAAAACTGAATCAAAGTCACAAGCTAAAGCAGAGATAAAGAAAGAAGAGAAAAAACCTGAATCCAAAAAAGAGATTAAAGAACAAACTCAAACCGGTTCAGGAAATATTGTTGAGTTCAAAGTTCCGGATCTGGGCGAAAATATAGTTTCTGCTGATGTGATTAATGTTCTTGTTAAAGTTGGTGATACCATTGCAAAAGATCAGGGTGTAATTGAGATTGAAACCGATAAAGCTACTATTGAAGTTCCTTCTTCAGTCGAAGGAAAGATTATCAACGTGAATGTGAAAGCCGGAGATAAAATAAAAGTCGGCGATATACTTATAAAAGTGGAATCAACTTCTTCAGTTCCGGCCGCTAAAAAAGAACCGGTGAAAGAAAAAACAGAAGAAGTTAAAATTGAATCTCCTGCTACAATTGAAATTCCAAAAGGTGAAGTAAGTGAATTGAAAGTTGGCGAGCATGATGATCAGCCGCCGATATTAAAAGGCTCCGCCCCTGCAGCTCCTTCTGTAAGAAGAATTGCCCGTGAACTTGGAGTTGATATAAATAAAGTTCCTGGTTCAGGTCAGGCAGGAAGAATTTCAATGGATGATGTTAAGTCTTTTGTGAAAAAAATCATGCAAGGCAAAGGCGAAGCAATCGGATTTGGAATAAAGAAAGAAACTTTACCGGATTTTAGCAAATACGGAAAAATTGAACGCACGGCAATGAGCAAAATTCGTGAGAAAACTGCAACTCATTTAAGTTATGCATGGTCAGTTATTCCTCACGTTACACAATTCGATAAAACTGATATTACTGAATTCGAGAAAGATAGAAAAGAACTAAGTAAAAGAGTTGAAGAGCACGGTGCAAAGCTGACTGTAACAGGGATACTTATCAAAATTATTTCTGAAGGATTGAAAAAATTCCCCCAGTTCAACAGCAGTATTGATATGGATAAGATGGAAGTCATTTATAAAAAGTACATCAACATTGGAATTGCTGTTGATACGGAGAATGGTTTGCTTGTTCCGGTTATAAAAAATGCTGATAAGAAAAATCTAATTGATATTTCTGTTGAGCTGAACCAGTTAGCTCAGAAGGCACGCGATAAAAAATTATCACTTGATGAAATGCAAGGTGGTTGTTTTACAATTACTAATCTTGGTGGAATCGGTGGAACATATTTTACTCCGATAATTAATTCACCTGAAGTTGCAATTCTAGGAATATCCCGTGGGAATTATGAGCCTGTTTACAAAAAGGATGGAAGTTTTGAGCCGAGACTAATGCTTCCGCTTTCTCTTTCTTACGATCACCGGATTATTGATGGTGCTGATGCGATCAGATTTTTACGATGGGTTTGTGAAGCACTTGAAGAGCCATTGAAAATTTTTATGTAA